One stretch of Danio rerio strain Tuebingen ecotype United States chromosome 6, GRCz12tu, whole genome shotgun sequence DNA includes these proteins:
- the ackr3b gene encoding atypical chemokine receptor 3b: MSVNVNDFNDILDALGELNFSTLDDNVSHVEVCHSTFSQRALLYALSVLYIFLFIIGLAANALVVWVNVRAERTRYETHLYILNLAIADLCVVATLPVSISSLLQLGHWPFGGAMCKITHLIFSVNLFSSIFFLTCMSVDRYLSVKLFGDTPSQRKRRTRQIICVGVWLLALIAALPEIYFLQAEKSDHSDAIVCKAVYPVESMKEWTVGIQMSFFMLGFAIPFPVIAVFYVLLANTIHPSVDQERRISRHLIFTYIVVFLVCWLPYHGALLLDTLAFLNVLPFNCTLENALYAALHLTQCFSLFHCCANPIIYNFINKNYRYDLMKAFIFKYSTKTGLARLIDASHVSETEYSAVENQGPL, translated from the coding sequence ATGAGTGTGAACGTGAATGATTTCAATGACATTTTGGATGCACTGGGTGAACTGAACTTCTCAACTCTTGACGATAATGTCTCCCATGTGGAAGTGTGCCACAGCACCTTCAGCCAGAGGGCCTTGCTGTACGCCCTCTCTGTGCTCTACATCTTCCTCTTCATCATTGGCCTCGCTGCCAACGCTCTGGTGGTTTGGGTGAACGTGAGAGCCGAGAGGACACGTTATGAGACTCACCTGTACATCCTCAACCTAGCCATCGCTGACCTGTGTGTGGTGGCAACTCTTCCAGTCTCCATTAGTTCTCTGCTTCAGCTCGGCCACTGGCCATTTGGTGGTGCCATGTGCAAGATTACACACCTGATCTTCAGTGTCAACCTCTTCAGCAGTATCTTCTTCCTTACGTGTATGAGTGTGGACCGCTATCTCTCTGTGAAACTTTTTGGAGACACCCCCAGTCAGAGGAAGAGAAGAACCAGGCAGATAATCTGCGTTGGAGTTTGGCTGCTGGCTCTCATTGCCGCCCTCCCTGAAATATACTTCCTTCAGGCTGAGAAATCTGACCATTCAGACGCCATTGTCTGCAAAGCAGTTTACCCAGTGGAAAGCATGAAGGAGTGGACGGTTGGCATCCAAATGAGCTTCTTCATGCTTGGCTTTGCCATTCCCTTCCCTGTCATTGCTGTGTTCTACGTCCTCCTGGCTAATACCATCCATCCCTCAGTTGACCAGGAACGTCGAATCAGCCGTCACCTCATCTTCACCTACATTGTAGTCTTCCTAGTGTGTTGGCTGCCCTACCATGGAGCCCTGCTTCTGGACACTCTAGCCTTTCTCAATGTGCTTCCATTCAACTGCACATTGGAGAACGCTCTCTACGCAGCACTGCACCTCACCCAGTGCTTCTCCCTCTTTCACTGCTGTGCGAACCCCATCATCTACAACTTCATCAACAAGAACTACCGATACGACCTCATGAAGGCTTTCATCTTCAAGTACTCCACCAAAACTGGCCTCGCTAGGCTTATCGATGCCTCACACGTGTCTGAGACTGAATACTCAGCCGTGGAAAACCAGGGACCATTATGA